A genomic window from Methanobrevibacter sp. TLL-48-HuF1 includes:
- the tfrB gene encoding fumarate reductase (CoM/CoB) subunit TfrB yields the protein MIKVYVSRFDREVDSEPHLECYEIEQTPQMKVLDAINAINEKYDADISIRSSCRAGQCGSCGILFNGNGALACQKDIKDGAIIEPQNFPVIKDLIVDKSQIEQEVKDLQLSLNPQRYDSDLNENLTPENIKNTKKVRSCIECYSCLATCPVVKFIKTKFGGPYIMRYLSKFESDPRDEFDRLDESLKEGLYKCTSCGKCKAVCPKDINTFGDAIERLREIACKEGKGPLPEHIAFKENIEKTGRSIKAEGQSFIEQVKNDNGSKIALFTGCMVDNKLHHIGEALIDVLEANGITIDIPEGQVCCGSPLIRTGQTDMVQELVDKNNEVFKDYDTVLTICAGCGSTLKNDHPKYGSDLNVMDISEFLVDKLDTDKMNELNTTVTWHDPCHLGRGQGIKGQPRDILEQIPGVTFKEMKYPCQCCGAGGGIKAGQPEIAMTLAKEKAKMIEDTGAESVITICPFCQYNIQDGLDAIDREDIKAMNIIELLQLAYQKD from the coding sequence ATGATTAAAGTGTATGTATCAAGGTTTGACAGAGAAGTGGACAGTGAACCTCATTTAGAGTGTTATGAAATAGAACAGACACCTCAAATGAAAGTTTTAGATGCCATTAATGCAATTAATGAAAAATATGATGCTGACATTAGTATTAGAAGTTCCTGCAGAGCCGGACAATGCGGGTCCTGCGGAATATTATTTAATGGGAATGGAGCTCTTGCATGTCAAAAAGATATAAAGGACGGTGCAATAATTGAACCTCAAAATTTTCCAGTAATTAAAGATTTAATTGTTGATAAAAGCCAAATAGAACAGGAAGTAAAAGATTTGCAACTTTCTTTAAATCCTCAAAGATATGACAGTGATTTAAATGAAAATCTAACTCCAGAAAATATTAAAAACACTAAAAAAGTTAGAAGTTGTATTGAATGTTATTCCTGTCTTGCAACCTGTCCTGTTGTAAAATTCATTAAAACAAAATTTGGCGGACCTTACATAATGAGATACCTTTCCAAATTTGAATCAGACCCAAGAGATGAATTTGACAGACTTGATGAAAGTTTAAAAGAAGGATTATATAAATGTACCAGTTGCGGAAAGTGTAAGGCTGTTTGTCCTAAAGATATAAACACCTTTGGAGATGCAATTGAACGTTTAAGGGAAATTGCATGTAAAGAAGGTAAAGGACCGCTTCCGGAGCATATTGCATTTAAAGAAAATATAGAAAAAACAGGAAGATCAATTAAAGCTGAAGGGCAAAGTTTTATTGAACAGGTTAAAAATGACAACGGTTCAAAAATAGCATTATTTACCGGATGTATGGTAGATAATAAATTACACCACATCGGAGAAGCATTAATTGATGTACTTGAAGCTAATGGAATAACCATAGATATTCCTGAAGGACAGGTATGCTGCGGTTCACCATTAATAAGAACCGGTCAGACAGACATGGTTCAGGAACTTGTTGATAAAAACAATGAAGTTTTTAAAGATTATGATACTGTACTTACCATTTGTGCAGGCTGCGGTTCCACTCTTAAAAATGACCATCCGAAATATGGATCCGATCTAAATGTAATGGACATCAGTGAATTTCTAGTAGATAAATTGGATACTGACAAAATGAATGAACTGAACACAACAGTAACCTGGCATGACCCATGTCATTTAGGCAGAGGCCAAGGCATCAAAGGTCAACCTCGTGATATTCTTGAACAGATTCCGGGAGTTACATTTAAAGAGATGAAATATCCATGTCAATGCTGTGGAGCTGGAGGAGGAATAAAAGCAGGCCAACCTGAAATTGCTATGACCCTTGCAAAAGAAAAAGCAAAAATGATTGAAGATACAGGTGCAGAATCAGTAATTACAATCTGTCCGTTCTGTCAGTACAACATCCAGGATGGATTGGACGCTATTGACCGTGAAGATATAAAAGCTATGAACATAATTGAGCTATTACAACTAGCTTATCAAAAAGATTAG
- a CDS encoding amino acid-binding protein yields MVVKQISVFIENKEGRMKKAINTLAQENINIRALSIADTTKYGILRLIVSDNKKAIEALEKDGFIVKENDVIIVAVPDEPNGLNSTLAIFDEKGINLDYLYAFVSSKTEKAIVVMRLKNMDESITLLKDSDAHILEKKDIEDL; encoded by the coding sequence ATGGTAGTAAAACAAATATCTGTATTTATAGAAAACAAAGAAGGAAGAATGAAAAAAGCTATTAATACATTAGCTCAGGAAAACATAAACATACGTGCACTTTCAATAGCTGATACAACAAAATACGGAATCTTAAGATTAATCGTTTCAGACAATAAAAAAGCTATTGAAGCATTGGAAAAAGACGGATTCATTGTAAAAGAAAATGATGTCATTATTGTGGCAGTTCCAGATGAACCAAACGGATTGAACTCTACATTAGCTATATTTGATGAAAAAGGTATTAATTTAGATTACCTCTATGCATTTGTAAGTTCAAAAACAGAAAAAGCTATTGTAGTAATGAGATTGAAAAATATGGATGAATCAATTACTCTTTTAAAAGATAGTGATGCACACATTCTGGAAAAAAAAGATATAGAAGATTTATAG
- a CDS encoding symporter small accessory protein, with amino-acid sequence MMVLGIEDPWIWGVYVLIILSTLLCIIYGIVYWNRDY; translated from the coding sequence ATGATGGTTTTAGGAATTGAGGACCCTTGGATTTGGGGTGTTTATGTATTAATCATTTTATCCACTTTATTATGTATAATCTATGGGATTGTATACTGGAATAGGGATTATTAA
- a CDS encoding B12-binding domain-containing radical SAM protein — protein sequence MKVLFVNPPQTASKYKFMGVIAPPLGIAYMAGVLQENNVDVEILDASAEDMDFKDVENELLKRKPDLVALTALTPTIGRALETAQVVKETLPDSIVVIGGYHPTFNFIETLKDENIDIVIRGEGEYIMLNLVQTLENQSSLHDVEGIVFEDKYSKEIVITPEAPLIEDLDKLPFPALNLLPMDKYRLLDMDTHMTTMITTRGCPMQCSFCSSAAMHGRKIRERSVENIVDEIEHLKTDYNIDTIAFMDDTFTLKKRKVMAICDEILKRNIKIMWGCTSRVDTLDEEVLKKMKEAGCITIFIGVESADQQQLDRMCKNTTITKIENAFKIAHKLKIRTIASVALGMPGDTKEIMNKTIKFVHKLKPNYAIYSLATPYPGTKFYKESFEKNLIKIKDWSKYTLITPILETVDCSLKDMRKIQAKAFIKFYLRPHYIIKQFLQDGPYLLKTIFGVIKTALSKTPANTDYNKKELKNM from the coding sequence ATGAAAGTTTTGTTTGTTAACCCGCCACAAACTGCTTCTAAATATAAATTTATGGGAGTAATAGCTCCACCATTAGGTATTGCATACATGGCTGGAGTACTGCAAGAAAACAATGTTGATGTTGAAATACTTGATGCTTCTGCAGAAGATATGGATTTTAAAGATGTTGAAAATGAACTGCTTAAAAGAAAACCTGATTTAGTAGCTCTAACTGCACTTACTCCAACAATAGGAAGAGCGCTTGAAACTGCACAGGTAGTTAAAGAAACCCTTCCAGACTCAATAGTTGTAATAGGAGGATATCATCCTACATTTAATTTTATAGAAACCTTAAAAGATGAAAATATAGATATTGTAATTAGAGGTGAAGGAGAATACATCATGTTAAATCTAGTGCAGACTCTAGAAAATCAGAGCAGCTTACATGATGTTGAAGGAATTGTATTTGAAGACAAATACTCAAAAGAAATTGTAATAACTCCTGAAGCTCCGCTGATAGAAGATTTAGACAAACTTCCATTTCCTGCACTAAATTTATTGCCAATGGACAAATACCGTCTATTAGACATGGATACCCATATGACCACTATGATTACAACTAGAGGATGTCCTATGCAGTGTTCTTTTTGCTCATCAGCTGCAATGCATGGAAGAAAAATTCGGGAAAGAAGTGTAGAAAACATTGTTGATGAAATAGAACATCTGAAAACAGATTATAATATTGACACAATAGCATTTATGGATGATACTTTTACTTTAAAAAAACGAAAAGTAATGGCAATTTGTGATGAGATATTAAAAAGAAATATTAAAATCATGTGGGGATGTACATCACGTGTAGACACTTTAGACGAAGAAGTATTAAAAAAAATGAAAGAAGCGGGATGTATTACAATATTTATAGGCGTAGAATCAGCAGATCAGCAACAATTAGACCGTATGTGCAAAAACACCACTATAACAAAAATTGAAAATGCATTTAAAATTGCGCATAAACTAAAAATAAGAACAATAGCTTCAGTAGCTTTAGGTATGCCTGGAGATACTAAAGAAATTATGAATAAAACAATTAAATTTGTCCATAAACTTAAACCGAATTATGCAATATACAGTTTAGCGACTCCTTACCCCGGAACAAAATTCTATAAGGAATCTTTTGAAAAAAATCTTATAAAAATAAAAGACTGGTCTAAATATACTTTAATAACCCCAATTTTAGAAACAGTAGACTGTTCATTAAAAGATATGAGAAAAATTCAGGCAAAAGCATTTATTAAATTTTATTTAAGGCCACATTATATAATAAAACAGTTTTTACAGGACGGTCCTTACCTTTTAAAAACAATCTTTGGAGTAATAAAAACTGCACTATCAAAAACTCCTGCAAATACAGATTACAATAAAAAAGAATTAAAAAATATGTGA
- a CDS encoding nascent polypeptide-associated complex protein, with protein sequence MIPGMNAKQMKKMERQMKKMGMDMKDLKGVKEVIIRLEDKELVIPNAEVSLMNVMGQETYQVTGKAHEVTVDEELVIPDEDIEMVANQAKVSEDEAKAALEETNGDLAEAILKLTQ encoded by the coding sequence ATGATACCTGGTATGAATGCAAAACAGATGAAAAAAATGGAAAGACAAATGAAAAAGATGGGTATGGACATGAAAGACCTTAAAGGGGTCAAAGAAGTCATAATCCGTTTAGAAGATAAAGAATTAGTCATTCCAAATGCTGAAGTAAGTTTGATGAATGTAATGGGTCAAGAAACTTATCAAGTAACTGGTAAAGCACATGAGGTAACAGTTGATGAAGAACTTGTTATTCCTGATGAAGATATTGAAATGGTAGCTAATCAGGCAAAAGTGTCTGAAGATGAAGCAAAAGCAGCTTTGGAAGAGACTAACGGCGATCTTGCAGAAGCTATCTTAAAATTAACTCAATAG
- the iorA gene encoding indolepyruvate ferredoxin oxidoreductase subunit alpha has protein sequence MNLKELVTGKPGDKQFLLGNEAAVRGVIEAGVSVAATYPGTPSSEIGNVLSGLAKDANIYFEFSTNEKVAMEVAATAAASGLRSFTFMKHVGMNVASDSFMTTAYSGVNGGMVILSADDPSLFSSQNEQDTRNYGRLANVPILEPSNCQEVKDMVKYAFDLSEQFKLPVIVRTTTRVSHMRGVVEFGETADNSSDGETHWKKGFFKKNPAQFVPVPAFAKDMHVELVEKMDEINKITNDSDFNVESDFSQNKKYCVIASSSAYNYAYDVIRYNNLDIDVLKLGFSYPFPYDKVADFVKDYDEVFIVEEVDPIIEKDTLVAIGKNNLNTVVHGKLDGTFPVYHEFNSDIVADGFNKYLNFIEEDNNDYSDTLLKLQEEIPSRAPVLCAGCPHRAMYYGVNKALEDLGIPLKDAVFASDIGCYTLGINPPYNAADYLLSMGSSVGDGCGFSIATDQKVISFIGDSTFFHSGISPLINAVHNKNNFILTVLDNRITAMTGGQPNPGIPVDGMGDDAPEISIRKLALACGCNYVRVINPLNLDQVIKTYKEALERDEVCVIIAKAPCTLIKGKTRKPPVNYIDSNCNGCNKCVSELACPAISKDSGKITIDKSMCDGCGVCIQVCKYGALEAGRGE, from the coding sequence ATGAACTTAAAAGAATTAGTAACAGGGAAACCTGGTGATAAACAATTTTTGTTAGGTAATGAAGCAGCTGTAAGGGGAGTTATAGAAGCTGGTGTTTCTGTTGCAGCTACTTATCCGGGTACTCCTTCATCAGAGATTGGAAATGTTTTGTCTGGATTGGCTAAAGATGCTAATATTTATTTTGAGTTTTCTACAAATGAAAAAGTAGCTATGGAAGTTGCAGCTACTGCAGCAGCATCTGGATTACGTTCATTTACTTTCATGAAACATGTAGGTATGAATGTAGCCAGCGATTCATTTATGACAACTGCTTATAGTGGAGTAAATGGCGGTATGGTTATTTTATCAGCAGATGATCCGTCACTTTTTTCATCTCAAAATGAACAGGATACTCGTAATTACGGACGTTTAGCAAATGTGCCTATTTTAGAACCTTCTAATTGTCAAGAAGTTAAAGATATGGTTAAATATGCTTTTGATTTATCTGAACAGTTTAAATTACCGGTTATTGTAAGAACAACCACTCGTGTATCTCATATGAGAGGTGTTGTTGAATTTGGTGAAACAGCAGATAATTCTTCAGATGGTGAAACTCATTGGAAAAAAGGATTTTTCAAGAAAAATCCTGCACAATTTGTTCCAGTTCCTGCATTTGCAAAAGATATGCATGTTGAACTCGTGGAAAAAATGGATGAAATTAATAAAATAACCAATGATTCTGATTTTAATGTTGAATCTGATTTCAGCCAAAATAAAAAATATTGTGTTATTGCTTCAAGCAGTGCTTATAATTATGCTTATGATGTAATCAGGTATAATAATTTAGATATTGATGTTTTAAAACTTGGATTTTCATATCCTTTTCCTTATGATAAAGTAGCTGATTTTGTAAAAGATTATGATGAAGTCTTTATTGTGGAAGAGGTAGATCCGATTATAGAAAAAGATACATTAGTAGCTATTGGTAAAAATAATTTAAATACTGTTGTTCATGGTAAATTAGATGGAACATTTCCTGTATACCATGAATTTAATTCTGATATTGTGGCTGATGGTTTTAATAAATATTTGAATTTCATTGAAGAAGATAATAATGATTATTCTGATACTTTACTTAAATTGCAGGAAGAAATTCCTTCCAGGGCTCCAGTACTTTGTGCAGGATGTCCTCACAGGGCAATGTATTACGGAGTAAATAAAGCATTGGAAGACTTGGGAATTCCTCTTAAAGATGCTGTATTTGCATCAGATATTGGATGTTATACTTTAGGAATTAATCCTCCTTACAATGCAGCAGATTACCTGTTGTCTATGGGATCTAGTGTAGGAGACGGCTGCGGATTTTCAATAGCTACTGACCAAAAGGTAATTAGTTTCATTGGAGACTCAACATTTTTCCATAGTGGAATATCACCTTTAATAAATGCAGTTCACAATAAAAATAATTTTATTTTAACTGTATTGGATAATAGAATTACAGCTATGACTGGAGGTCAGCCAAACCCGGGAATTCCTGTTGACGGAATGGGGGATGATGCACCTGAAATTTCCATACGTAAACTGGCTTTAGCTTGTGGCTGCAATTATGTTCGTGTAATCAATCCGTTAAACTTGGATCAGGTAATTAAAACATATAAGGAAGCTTTGGAACGTGATGAGGTTTGTGTAATTATAGCTAAAGCTCCATGTACTTTAATTAAAGGTAAAACTAGAAAACCACCAGTAAATTACATTGATTCTAATTGTAATGGATGTAATAAATGTGTAAGTGAACTTGCATGCCCTGCTATTTCAAAAGATAGTGGAAAAATAACTATTGATAAATCCATGTGTGATGGCTGTGGGGTTTGTATCCAAGTTTGTAAATATGGTGCCTTAGAAGCTGGAAGAGGTGAATAA
- a CDS encoding phenylacetate--CoA ligase family protein yields MVWNKEAECMSKEEKEKLQLERLQQTVKLAYNNVSFYKEKFDEAGITPEYIKTLKDIEKIPFTTKDDLRAAYPFGLFAVPYEEIVEIHASSGTSGKPTVTGYTKEDLDIWSECIARGLGMVGVEKEYIIQNAFGYGLFTGGFGIHHGAQKFGAITVPISAGNTKRQLETMKDFQSDVITCTPSYAMYLGESLEGSDINLEDINLKIGIHGAEMWTEEMRHKIEDTLNIKAYNIYGLTEIMGPGVAQECIEQNGMHIQDDHFYPEIINPKTGETLKAGQKGELVLTTLTKTGIPILRFRTKDLTSLIIEECACGRTSVRMSRITGRSDDMLKIRGVMVFPSQIEKALLKIKGASPNYLIKVTRPDTLDEVEVKVEATKELFSDEMKEMEKTEAMIVKSIKSETGLRVNVTLCEPESLPRSEGKSVRVIDERNFE; encoded by the coding sequence ATGGTATGGAACAAAGAAGCCGAATGTATGAGTAAAGAAGAAAAAGAAAAATTACAGTTAGAAAGATTACAACAAACTGTTAAATTAGCTTATAATAATGTTTCATTTTATAAAGAAAAATTTGATGAAGCTGGTATCACCCCAGAATACATAAAAACATTGAAAGATATTGAAAAAATCCCATTTACAACAAAAGACGATTTAAGAGCAGCTTATCCATTTGGTTTATTTGCTGTTCCTTACGAAGAAATTGTAGAAATTCATGCATCTTCAGGAACAAGCGGAAAACCAACAGTTACCGGATACACTAAAGAAGATCTGGATATCTGGTCAGAATGTATTGCACGCGGTCTTGGAATGGTAGGTGTTGAAAAAGAATACATTATTCAAAATGCATTCGGATACGGATTATTTACCGGAGGATTCGGTATTCACCACGGAGCTCAAAAATTTGGAGCAATAACAGTACCAATCTCTGCAGGAAACACAAAAAGACAGCTTGAAACTATGAAAGACTTTCAAAGTGATGTTATAACCTGTACACCTTCATATGCAATGTATCTTGGAGAAAGTCTTGAAGGGTCTGACATTAATTTGGAAGATATTAATTTAAAAATAGGAATTCACGGAGCTGAAATGTGGACCGAAGAAATGAGACATAAAATTGAAGATACATTAAACATTAAAGCATACAATATTTATGGTCTAACTGAAATTATGGGTCCTGGAGTAGCTCAGGAATGTATCGAACAAAATGGTATGCATATTCAAGATGATCATTTCTATCCTGAAATTATTAATCCAAAAACTGGAGAAACCCTAAAAGCAGGACAGAAAGGGGAACTTGTATTAACTACACTTACCAAAACTGGAATACCAATTTTAAGATTCAGAACAAAAGATTTAACCTCATTAATCATAGAAGAATGTGCATGTGGAAGAACCAGTGTAAGAATGAGTAGAATTACCGGTAGAAGCGATGACATGTTAAAAATCAGAGGAGTTATGGTTTTCCCATCACAAATCGAAAAGGCTTTACTTAAAATTAAAGGAGCAAGTCCAAACTACTTAATTAAAGTAACAAGACCTGATACTTTAGATGAAGTTGAAGTTAAAGTAGAAGCTACTAAAGAATTATTCTCTGATGAAATGAAAGAAATGGAAAAAACTGAGGCAATGATTGTAAAATCCATTAAAAGTGAAACTGGATTAAGAGTTAATGTAACTTTATGTGAACCAGAATCATTACCAAGAAGTGAAGGAAAATCTGTAAGAGTTATTGATGAAAGAAACTTTGAATAA
- a CDS encoding indolepyruvate oxidoreductase subunit beta, whose amino-acid sequence MDNHYNIYICGVGGQGIIKTSVIIGEAAMNQGLNVVMSEIHGMSQRGGSVSTELKIGDYNSSIIPEHGADMLLSFEPIETIRGLNKVNDDTKIVFNTHPIVPASSDKPYPGVANITEVLKENFKHVLPIDGTKLAIDAGNVLALNMVLLGAVTADDKFPLSKESVIAAMKNNLKPKFHELNLKAIESGYNWIKG is encoded by the coding sequence ATGGATAATCATTATAATATTTATATTTGTGGTGTTGGAGGTCAGGGAATTATTAAAACCTCTGTAATTATTGGAGAAGCTGCAATGAATCAGGGATTAAATGTAGTCATGAGTGAAATTCATGGAATGTCTCAAAGGGGAGGTTCTGTTTCTACAGAATTAAAAATAGGTGATTATAACAGTTCAATTATTCCGGAACATGGTGCAGATATGTTGCTTTCATTTGAGCCTATAGAAACTATAAGGGGATTAAATAAAGTAAATGATGATACTAAAATAGTATTTAACACTCATCCTATTGTTCCAGCTTCATCAGATAAACCTTATCCTGGTGTAGCTAATATTACTGAGGTTTTAAAAGAAAATTTCAAACATGTCCTTCCTATTGATGGAACTAAATTAGCTATTGATGCTGGAAATGTATTGGCTTTAAACATGGTTTTATTGGGGGCAGTAACTGCAGATGATAAATTTCCACTTTCTAAAGAATCTGTTATTGCAGCTATGAAAAATAATTTAAAACCAAAATTTCATGAATTAAACTTAAAAGCTATTGAAAGTGGTTATAATTGGATTAAAGGTTAA
- a CDS encoding sodium:solute symporter yields the protein MDIMILAIVFIIYIFALVYVGYYAWKETESSEDFMIGGKDTNPAIMALSYGATFISTAAIIGFGGVAGEYGMSVLWLAFLNIIVGIFIAFVFLGKRTRRMGHSLGSLTFPEFLGKRFNSKCIHYLSGLIIFCAMPLYAAVVLIGAARFLESSLMIDFGISLFILAIIITFYVFFGGIKGVMYTDALQGVIMVCAMVFLLGFVYWLLGGVTHANTALTDMVSLYPASATATGGTGWTTFPEFGSPFWWSLVSSTLIGVGIGVLAQPQLIVRFMTVKSDKELNRSVLVGGLFIAIMPTTAYIVGSLSNVYFFDKLGKIAVDVVGGNVDKVIPTFITMALPEWFVYIFLLSLLAAAMSTISSQLHTQGTAFGVDIYGTLRNKAKQKADQITVTRIGILIAIILALILAFSLPGSIIALGTSLFFEICAAAFLPVFLGALYWKGITTKGAIAGIVSGTVVSLFWLLFVFAKTAKGLGLCKAIFGCATLLPAMPWPYIDVMLIAVPISAIFTLVVSLLTKPPAQEIIDKAFEDIDNKGSGVQ from the coding sequence ATGGACATTATGATTTTAGCGATTGTATTTATAATTTACATTTTTGCTTTAGTATATGTAGGTTATTATGCATGGAAAGAAACAGAATCCTCCGAGGATTTTATGATAGGTGGAAAGGATACAAATCCTGCAATCATGGCTTTAAGTTATGGTGCAACATTTATTTCGACAGCAGCTATCATTGGTTTTGGAGGAGTTGCTGGTGAATATGGTATGAGTGTTCTTTGGTTAGCATTTTTAAATATAATTGTGGGAATATTCATAGCTTTTGTATTTTTAGGTAAAAGAACTCGTAGAATGGGACACAGTTTAGGTTCTTTAACATTTCCGGAGTTCTTAGGTAAACGTTTTAACAGTAAATGTATTCATTATTTGTCAGGATTAATTATTTTTTGTGCCATGCCTCTTTATGCAGCTGTAGTTCTTATTGGAGCTGCAAGGTTCTTGGAATCTTCTTTAATGATTGATTTTGGAATATCATTATTTATATTGGCAATTATAATTACATTCTATGTATTCTTTGGAGGTATTAAGGGAGTAATGTATACTGATGCATTGCAGGGCGTAATTATGGTTTGTGCAATGGTATTTTTACTTGGATTTGTTTATTGGTTGTTAGGTGGTGTAACTCATGCAAACACAGCATTAACAGATATGGTAAGCTTATATCCAGCTAGTGCTACAGCTACTGGAGGAACGGGTTGGACGACATTCCCGGAATTTGGTTCACCATTTTGGTGGAGTTTAGTTTCATCTACTCTTATTGGTGTAGGTATTGGAGTATTAGCTCAACCGCAATTGATTGTAAGATTCATGACTGTTAAATCTGATAAGGAATTAAACAGATCTGTTCTTGTTGGAGGATTATTTATTGCAATAATGCCAACTACAGCTTATATTGTAGGATCACTTTCTAATGTATATTTCTTTGATAAATTGGGAAAGATTGCTGTAGATGTTGTTGGTGGAAATGTTGATAAAGTTATTCCGACATTTATTACAATGGCACTGCCTGAATGGTTTGTGTATATTTTCTTATTGTCATTATTAGCTGCAGCTATGTCTACAATCAGTTCTCAGCTTCATACTCAGGGAACTGCATTTGGTGTAGATATTTATGGTACTTTAAGAAATAAAGCTAAACAAAAAGCAGATCAGATTACAGTTACAAGAATTGGTATTCTTATAGCCATTATTTTAGCTTTAATATTGGCATTTTCTCTTCCGGGAAGTATTATTGCTCTTGGAACAAGTTTATTCTTTGAAATTTGTGCTGCTGCATTTTTACCTGTGTTTTTAGGTGCATTGTATTGGAAAGGAATTACTACTAAAGGTGCTATTGCAGGAATTGTTTCTGGAACAGTTGTTAGTTTATTCTGGTTACTCTTTGTATTTGCAAAAACAGCTAAAGGTTTAGGATTGTGTAAGGCAATATTTGGTTGTGCAACTTTATTGCCGGCTATGCCATGGCCTTATATTGATGTAATGTTAATAGCAGTTCCTATTTCTGCTATATTTACATTAGTTGTTAGTTTACTTACAAAACCTCCAGCTCAGGAAATTATTGATAAAGCATTTGAAGATATTGATAATAAAGGAAGTGGGGTACAATGA
- a CDS encoding metallophosphoesterase, translating to MPLIVHISDLHVSELGFDEDVFIKAVAEINAINPDMIILTGDLTNNGYYNEFVQATKYLGMFDAPLFAVPGNHDARNLGYETFEELIGECSWKLTKDDEFVVVGLDSSSPDISSGNIGRPQHLWMEHQLDQCVIDELFSIVALHHHVIPIPKTGRERNVLTDAGDVLKTLTDHEVDLVLAGHKHVPNIWKMNNTLFVNAGSLSSNKLRGNDKNSYNVYEITEDTIRIFLNKVDGERFLFGEYPRNSI from the coding sequence ATGCCTCTTATTGTACATATTTCTGATTTGCATGTTAGTGAATTGGGATTTGATGAAGATGTTTTTATAAAAGCTGTAGCTGAAATAAATGCCATAAATCCAGACATGATAATATTAACAGGTGATTTGACTAATAATGGTTATTATAATGAATTTGTTCAAGCTACCAAATATTTGGGAATGTTTGATGCACCGTTATTTGCAGTACCTGGAAACCATGATGCTCGTAATTTAGGTTATGAGACTTTTGAAGAGTTAATTGGTGAATGTAGTTGGAAACTTACAAAAGATGATGAATTTGTAGTTGTAGGATTAGACAGCAGTTCTCCAGATATATCAAGTGGGAATATTGGCAGGCCGCAGCATCTTTGGATGGAACATCAATTGGATCAATGTGTTATTGATGAGTTGTTTAGTATTGTGGCTCTTCATCATCATGTAATTCCCATTCCAAAAACTGGTAGAGAGCGTAATGTATTAACTGATGCTGGAGATGTTCTTAAAACATTAACTGATCATGAAGTTGATTTGGTACTTGCAGGACATAAACATGTTCCAAATATTTGGAAAATGAATAATACTTTATTTGTTAATGCAGGGTCATTATCTTCTAATAAGCTTAGAGGTAATGATAAAAATTCATATAATGTATATGAAATTACTGAAGATACAATTAGGATATTTCTTAATAAAGTTGATGGGGAAAGGTTTTTATTTGGAGAATATCCAAGAAATAGCATTTAG